TGGGGTTCGTCATTCCGAGGTCATCGAACTTGCCGAATCCGAGGGGGTGGAAGCCCAGCAGTTCGTAAGCGACGTTCCCGCCCAAACCGGATATGATGCGGCACAATGCGTCGATGGCTTCCGCCGTGTCGTTAACGCCGGGGACGACCGGGGTGCGTACGATTATCGGCACCCCCTTGTCGGCGAGTTGCCTCAGATTGGAGATTATCCGTCCATTGCCCTGTCCCGTCCAGCGGCGGTGGAGTTCCGGGTCGGCCAGTTTCAGGTCGCACATCCAGAGTTTCACCAGCGGGAGAAACGTTTCGACGACATCCCAGTTTTCCGTAAGGTTCGACTCGACGGCCGTATGGATTCCCTGCGCGAGGCAGCCGCCGAGTACTTCGCGTGCAAAACCGGCTTGCAGCAACGGCTCCCCGCCCGACAGCGTGACGCCTCCGCCCGAAGTCCGGAAGAAGATTTTGTCCGCCGATAATTCGCGGACTACCTCGTCTGCGCTCACTTCGCGTCCTATCCAGGACATGGCACCCGTCGGGCACACCTCGGTGCATTTGCCGCAGCGGTTGCAGCCGGCACGGTCGATGACAAGCCGTTCCCCGGCCCGGAGGGCTTTTTGGTCGCAGGCCGCAATACAGGTTCCGCAGCGGATGCATTTACTTGCGATATACTGCAACTGACGGTGTTTGCTCCATGTTTCCGGATTGTGGCACCATGCGCACCTCAGGTCGCAGCCCTTGAGAAAGAGCGTCGAGCGGATGCCGGGGCCGTCGTGGATCGACATGCGTTGTATGGTCGTGATGATTCCTTTCATTTCCGGGACTTATTTTACTATTGCAAATATATCGGATGAAAATACATGTAGCACCGACAAAGTTTCCTGCATTTCGAAGCTTTTTTACGTTATTCCGATATTTCGCTGTTTCTCGTCCGGAGGGTTCCTGCTTGCCAGTGTGTTTATTCCCAGCCTTCCTGCGTGGCGACCCCGAAGGCGGAGGAATATTTTTTTCGCTGCCGGATTTGCGCGGGGGCCTATATTACCTTAGTATATAGCAGGGTTCGCCCGAATTGCGGTGAACCGGGGTTTTTCGGCGTGCGGGAATGGGCGGGCAGGGTTGCTAATATCGTTTCGAAATGCTATTTTTGCCCAAAATGCCATCCAATGAAGCGGGATTCCCAATTTAAATTATCCTATTTCCTGAGCGCCAATGAAGTTTTTCATATTGCCCGGGTAAATATTACGTCGAGCCAGGATTTATCGCTGCATACGCATGATTATGCCGAGATCCTGTGGATCGAAAAAGGCACCGGGTACCATCATGTCAACGGGAGGCAGGTCAGGCTTTCGGCCGGCGACATGGTGATGATCCGCCCGCGGGACTGCCATACTTTTTCGGCGACGGGGCGCGGGATCACCCTGGTCAACATCGCATTCCCGACCGAAACGATTGATTTTCTGCGCAGCCGCTATTTCGGGGACAGCAACCTCTATTTCTGGTGCTCCACGCTGCTGCCTTTCCATATCAAACTTTCGCAGGATATCGTCAAAAGACTCTCTTCGCGAGCC
This Alistipes onderdonkii DNA region includes the following protein-coding sequences:
- a CDS encoding glycyl-radical enzyme activating protein, whose translation is MKGIITTIQRMSIHDGPGIRSTLFLKGCDLRCAWCHNPETWSKHRQLQYIASKCIRCGTCIAACDQKALRAGERLVIDRAGCNRCGKCTEVCPTGAMSWIGREVSADEVVRELSADKIFFRTSGGGVTLSGGEPLLQAGFAREVLGGCLAQGIHTAVESNLTENWDVVETFLPLVKLWMCDLKLADPELHRRWTGQGNGRIISNLRQLADKGVPIIVRTPVVPGVNDTAEAIDALCRIISGLGGNVAYELLGFHPLGFGKFDDLGMTNPMAGTGALDGSILEELKKIPRRYGIKSKL